From a region of the Thiorhodovibrio winogradskyi genome:
- a CDS encoding pilus assembly protein PilP — protein sequence MTALTAVLGLVGCGDSQLWELQGFVDEVKQRRPPPLEPVPQIKQVENFIYDPDGRRSPFVMDEQSAEAITPEFVGGTGLAPDPLRRKEVLEQYSLDSLRMVGTLDQNNSTWGLITSPDGILHRVAVGNYLGRNHGRVNSISQQSIQLTELVNEGVNEWVERQASIKLSE from the coding sequence TTGACGGCCTTGACTGCCGTGCTTGGTCTTGTTGGCTGTGGCGACTCCCAACTCTGGGAGTTGCAGGGCTTTGTCGATGAGGTGAAGCAACGACGTCCGCCGCCGCTGGAACCCGTACCGCAGATCAAGCAGGTAGAGAATTTTATTTACGACCCGGATGGTCGGCGTAGTCCCTTTGTCATGGACGAACAAAGTGCGGAGGCGATCACGCCCGAGTTTGTCGGCGGGACTGGCCTGGCGCCTGATCCACTGCGGCGCAAAGAGGTGCTGGAGCAGTATTCGCTCGACTCCCTGCGCATGGTCGGAACCCTGGATCAGAACAACAGTACCTGGGGCCTGATTACCTCCCCCGACGGTATTCTGCATCGGGTCGCGGTGGGTAACTACCTGGGCCGCAACCATGGTCGCGTAAACAGTATTAGTCAGCAGAGCATCCAGTTGACGGAACTCGTCAACGAGGGTGTGAATGAATGGGTTGAACGCCAAGCCTCGATCAAGCTCAGCGAATGA
- a CDS encoding PilN domain-containing protein, which yields MARINLLPWREARRQRRQRDFISAVIAAVMVTLLAGVAVQMQFSHMIDNQKQRNDFLAAEIRKLDEIIKEIERLDARKQDLLARINIIQTLQESRPEIVRLFDAVVVAMPEGVFLVDLKQSGGTVTVEGRAQSNARVSALMRNIEDSEWIGSPQLLLIENKDQTGTGLSHFRLSFKQQRKKTDQAEAG from the coding sequence ATGGCCAGAATCAATCTCCTACCCTGGCGCGAAGCGCGCCGTCAGCGTCGCCAGCGCGATTTTATCTCCGCGGTTATCGCGGCGGTGATGGTGACGCTCCTCGCTGGTGTCGCGGTGCAGATGCAGTTCTCGCACATGATCGACAACCAGAAGCAACGCAACGATTTCCTCGCCGCCGAGATTCGCAAGCTCGATGAGATTATCAAGGAGATCGAGCGGCTGGACGCGCGCAAGCAGGATTTGCTCGCGCGGATCAACATCATTCAAACGCTCCAGGAAAGCCGGCCGGAAATCGTCCGCCTGTTCGATGCGGTGGTGGTTGCCATGCCCGAGGGCGTTTTTCTGGTCGACCTCAAACAAAGCGGCGGCACAGTGACAGTCGAGGGACGTGCCCAGTCGAACGCCCGGGTCTCGGCGCTGATGCGCAATATCGAGGATTCCGAATGGATTGGCTCGCCGCAACTGCTGCTGATCGAAAACAAGGACCAGACAGGCACCGGCCTGTCGCATTTTCGCCTGAGCTTTAAGCAGCAGCGTAAAAAAACCGATCAGGCAGAGGCGGGCTAG
- a CDS encoding type IV pilus inner membrane component PilO encodes MDLNQLNEIDFNNLGEAPLPVKAVLIVLLCAGIGYGWYHFNTKNQIDQLKVAERKETELKQTFETKQKKAANLDNYKQQLAEMDESFEALLKRLPNETEVDDLLIDVSQTGLAAGLEFKLFRPTGEEKRDFYAEYPIQINVVGKYHQFGEFVSGLAALPRIVTIHNISTNGDNLSATVKTYRYLKENAL; translated from the coding sequence ATGGATCTCAATCAACTAAACGAAATCGATTTTAATAACCTGGGCGAGGCGCCGCTGCCGGTCAAGGCGGTTTTGATTGTGCTTCTGTGCGCAGGTATCGGCTATGGCTGGTATCACTTCAATACCAAAAACCAGATCGATCAGCTCAAAGTCGCCGAACGCAAGGAAACCGAGCTTAAACAAACCTTTGAAACCAAGCAGAAAAAAGCCGCCAATCTGGATAACTACAAGCAGCAGCTCGCGGAGATGGATGAATCCTTCGAGGCGCTGCTCAAGCGGCTACCGAACGAGACCGAAGTGGATGATCTGCTCATCGATGTCTCCCAGACCGGGCTCGCCGCCGGGCTTGAGTTTAAGTTGTTTCGGCCCACTGGAGAAGAAAAGCGCGACTTCTACGCGGAATATCCGATTCAGATCAATGTGGTTGGCAAGTATCACCAGTTCGGCGAGTTTGTCAGCGGGCTTGCGGCATTGCCTCGCATCGTCACCATCCACAACATTTCCACCAACGGCGATAACCTGAGCGCGACCGTCAAGACTTATCGCTATCTGAAAGAGAACGCCCTGTAA